From the genome of Vulgatibacter sp.:
TCCCGGCCCATTTCCACCTCCGCCACGGGGCATGTTGACATCGTCAACAACACCCATCATGTTTCCACTGTCTACATCAACCATCCGCCGCCACGGCGCAAGCGCAGAGGAGAGAGCAGATGCAGGCCACCGCCCCCCACCTCGCCGCAAGGACCGCCGCCGATTGGCGCCGCGCCTTCCAGGACCTCCCCCGCGAGCACGGCTTCGAGCCGCTGCGGATCGAGGGCCGCCTACCGCCAGAGCTCCGCGGGACGCTCTACCGCAACGGCCCCGCCCTCTTCTCCTCCCATGGCGAGCGCTACCGCCATTGGTTCGACGGCGACGGCGCCGTCTCCGCCGTGCGCCTGGCCGGCGACGGAGCGGCCCGCGGCGCGGTGCGCCTGGTGATGAGCGAGGGGCTGGTCGAAGAGCGGCTCGCAGGCCACCGGATCTTCGAGGGCTACGGCACCGTCGCCGCCGGCGGGCCGATCGCGCGGCTGCGCCACCGGACCAAGAACGCCGCCAACACCTCGGTCTTCGCCTGGAACGGCGCCCTCTACGCGCTCTTCGAGGGGGGCAAACCCACGCAGATCGATCCGGACGATCTGCTCACCATCGGCACCACCGACTTCGGCGGTGTGATCCCCGCCACCTTCTCCGCCCACCCGCACCGCGTGCCCGCGCGCCGGGCCTCCTACAACTTCGGCCTGCGCTTCGGACGGCAGACCCTGCTCGATCTCTTCGCGCTCCCCGACGGCGGACCTGCCAGCCGCATCGCCAGCCTGCCGCTCCGGGCGCCGACGATGATCCACGACTTCATCGCCACCGAGCACCACCTCGTCTTCTTCGTCTCCCCGCTCCGCCTGCAGGTGCTCCGGCAGCTGCTCGGCCTCGGTGCCTACGGCGACAACCTCGCCTGGCGCCCCGACGCAGGGACCGAGGTGCTGGTCGTCCCCATCGACGATCCGGGCCACGCGATCCGCTTCGAGGCCGAGCCCTTCTTCCAATTCCACTTCGCCAACGCCTTCGAGCGGGACGGCGCCATCGTCGTCGACCTGGTGCGCTACCCCGACTTCACCATCAACGACTGGCTCGGCGGCCTGCCCCACGGGGAGGAGCGGCCGGTGCGCCTCGGCTCCTTCGCCCGGGCGACCCTCGATCTGCGCGCCCGCACGCTGCGCAGCGAGACCCGCTGGGATCGCACCTGCGAATTCCCGCGGGTCGCTCCCGCGACCACCGCCCGGGACTATCGCTTCGCCTGGCTCGCCTCCCACGCCGGCAGCGCAGCAGGGCTCTTCGACACCATCACCCGCCTCGACGTGCAGAGCGGCGAGGCCCGGAGCGCCGACCTCGGATCCCGCTGCTATCCCAGCGAGCCGGTCTTCGTGCAGCGCCCCGGCGCCACCGCCGAGGAGGACGGCTGGGCCCTCACGCTCGTCTACGACGCAGCAGCCCACCGGACCCACCTCGCAGTCCTCGACGGCAGGACCCTCGAGGTGGAGGCGCGGGCCCATTTCGACCACCACCTGCCCCCGTCCTTCCACGGCGGCTTCGCCCCGCTTCCTTAAGCGAGACATCCGCCGCCGTTTCGGGGCTAAATGGCCCCTGCGAACCACCAGGAGGAACGGATGGAGAAGACGCAGATCGAGGGGCTCGCCGGCCTGCAGGCACTCGTCGGCAAGGAGCTCGCTCCCGGCGATTGGCACACGCTCCGCTTCGAGGACATCGAGCGCTTCGCGGACGCCACCGGCGACCACCAGTGGATCCACGTGGACCGGGAGCGGATCGCCCGCGAGTCGCCCTTCGGCGCGCCGATCGCCCACGGCTACTACACGCTCTCGCGGGTGGCGGGGCTCTTCCTCGACGCGGTGGAGATCACCGGCTTCTCCGGCGTGCTCAACTACGGCCTCAACAAGGTCCGCTACCCTGCGCCGCTCAAGGAGGGCGCCACCTACCGCCTCGTGCCGATGCTGGCGGAGGTGAACGAGGTGAAGGGCGGCGTCGAGGCGATCTTCAAGAACACGATGGAGATCCAGGGCGAGAGCAAGCCCGCACTCGTGGCCGAGTGCGTCTTCCGCTTCTTCGCCTGATCGGATCGAATCGCGCGCCGCGCGAAAAGGAAGAGGCGGTGGCACTCGCTGGGAGCGCCACCGCCTCTTTCTTTTGCGGCTGCGCCCCCGCGCAGCCGCTCCCGCTCACGTCCCCCGACGATCACAGGTCGGGCTGCAGCGCCGGATCCGCTGCAGCCCCTGCCGATCCCCCGACCGGCAATGCGAAGAATTACTCGCCGTAGACGACGGTGCAGTACTGCGCCCAGATGCCGAGGATGTTCTCCACGTCGGCGTCGACGTGGGAGATCTCCTTGATGCCGCCGTTGCTGGCGGCCTGCGAGATCGAGGCGTCGCCGGTGCCGACCAGGCCGAGGATCGAGGTGGCGCAGGCGCGGCCCGACTTGCTGCCGCGCACGGGGCCCGCTGCGGCCTCGCCGGCCTTGGCGGAGGTATAGAGAAAGCCGTTCACGGGAGAGCGCATCGAGCCGGCGGCACAGCCGGAGAGAAGGCCAGCGGCCACTGCGACGATCGCGAAACGCTTCATGGTGTCCATCCCCAAGCGAGAGGTTCGAATACGCCGGGGATACGACCACAGCTGCACGGCGGGGGAATAGTGCAGAATTCGGCACTCCCATCCCCTGCCCTGTGGAGAAGCGGGCAGGCCCAACGGGAAAGGGGCCCGCACCTGGGGTGCGGACCCGCTCTTCGCTCGGTGCAATGGGGGATCAGGCAGCGTCGTAGCGCAGCGCCAGCTCCTCGCCCTCGACCACCACCGTCGCCTTGCCACCACCGGCCAGCGCGCCGAAGAGGATCGCCTCCGCAAGCGGCTTCTTCAGGGTCTTCTCCA
Proteins encoded in this window:
- a CDS encoding MaoC family dehydratase, with protein sequence MEKTQIEGLAGLQALVGKELAPGDWHTLRFEDIERFADATGDHQWIHVDRERIARESPFGAPIAHGYYTLSRVAGLFLDAVEITGFSGVLNYGLNKVRYPAPLKEGATYRLVPMLAEVNEVKGGVEAIFKNTMEIQGESKPALVAECVFRFFA
- a CDS encoding TRL-like family protein: MKRFAIVAVAAGLLSGCAAGSMRSPVNGFLYTSAKAGEAAAGPVRGSKSGRACATSILGLVGTGDASISQAASNGGIKEISHVDADVENILGIWAQYCTVVYGE
- a CDS encoding carotenoid oxygenase family protein, whose amino-acid sequence is MQATAPHLAARTAADWRRAFQDLPREHGFEPLRIEGRLPPELRGTLYRNGPALFSSHGERYRHWFDGDGAVSAVRLAGDGAARGAVRLVMSEGLVEERLAGHRIFEGYGTVAAGGPIARLRHRTKNAANTSVFAWNGALYALFEGGKPTQIDPDDLLTIGTTDFGGVIPATFSAHPHRVPARRASYNFGLRFGRQTLLDLFALPDGGPASRIASLPLRAPTMIHDFIATEHHLVFFVSPLRLQVLRQLLGLGAYGDNLAWRPDAGTEVLVVPIDDPGHAIRFEAEPFFQFHFANAFERDGAIVVDLVRYPDFTINDWLGGLPHGEERPVRLGSFARATLDLRARTLRSETRWDRTCEFPRVAPATTARDYRFAWLASHAGSAAGLFDTITRLDVQSGEARSADLGSRCYPSEPVFVQRPGATAEEDGWALTLVYDAAAHRTHLAVLDGRTLEVEARAHFDHHLPPSFHGGFAPLP